One window of the Bacteroidia bacterium genome contains the following:
- the purL gene encoding phosphoribosylformylglycinamidine synthase subunit PurL yields the protein MAEMKVNLETAKKLGILPEELEQIKKNLGRMPNFTELSIYSVMWSEHASYKNSIKLLKTLPRKGKHLLAEAGEENAGLVDIGDGLACAFKIESHNHPSAVEPYQGAATGVGGINRDIFTMGARPIAQLNSLRFGDLSLDRTKWLLKGIVKGIGNYGNAFGVPVVGGEIYFDECYNANPLVNAMSVGIVKKGKVISATSGGVGNPVYIVGSSTGKDGIHGATFASADLHENSADDIPSVQVGDPFMEKLLLEASLELNETDAIVGMQDMGAAGIICSTSEMSARGKCGMKIYLDKVPLRQKNIEAWEILLSESQERMLVVVKKGHESEVETIFKKWDLHCAIIGEVIKEDRLNFYFHDELVADVPADSLVLGGGAPVYERESKEPKYFKELKKFKISQVKEPEDLREVAEMLTNEPTLASKRWVYEQYDTMVGTKNMATNIPSDAGIVNIKGTNKALALTVDCNSRYVYADPEKGTAIAVAEAARNIVCAGGTPVAITNCLNFGNPYNPEVFWQFSGAIKGMSAACTKFGTPVTGGNVSFYNQTSIGDTIEPVFPTPTIGMLGVLEDKNNVMSLAFQRKGDMIFLLGPVVEDISSSEYLVKYHGIKKSPCPAFDLEMEYKVQQVVAYIIKNKMISSAHDVSEGGIYTALLESAMPNNLGFDITTDAEIRADAFLFGESQSRVIVSVNPAHEDAFIDFMMDQKIGFMALGHVTKCELRVDDVSYGFIRDHKKVYDTAIEKLI from the coding sequence ATGGCTGAAATGAAAGTTAACCTGGAAACTGCAAAGAAACTTGGAATATTACCGGAAGAGTTAGAGCAGATTAAGAAAAATCTTGGACGTATGCCAAATTTTACCGAATTAAGTATTTATTCGGTAATGTGGTCGGAACATGCATCTTACAAAAATTCAATAAAATTATTGAAAACCTTACCACGTAAAGGAAAACATTTACTTGCCGAAGCTGGCGAAGAAAATGCAGGTTTGGTTGATATTGGTGATGGTTTGGCTTGTGCCTTTAAAATAGAATCCCATAATCACCCATCTGCAGTTGAGCCATATCAGGGAGCTGCTACAGGTGTTGGTGGAATTAATCGCGATATTTTTACAATGGGAGCCCGTCCTATTGCTCAGTTAAATTCATTAAGATTTGGTGATTTAAGTTTGGATCGTACAAAATGGTTACTTAAAGGAATTGTAAAAGGTATTGGTAATTATGGAAATGCTTTTGGTGTACCTGTAGTTGGTGGCGAAATTTATTTTGATGAATGCTATAATGCTAATCCTTTAGTTAATGCAATGTCGGTTGGTATTGTAAAAAAAGGAAAAGTTATTTCTGCAACTTCAGGTGGTGTAGGTAACCCTGTTTATATTGTAGGTTCGTCAACTGGAAAAGATGGAATTCACGGTGCTACATTTGCAAGTGCCGATTTACACGAGAATTCTGCTGATGATATTCCAAGTGTACAGGTTGGTGATCCATTTATGGAAAAATTGCTTTTAGAAGCAAGTCTGGAGCTAAATGAAACTGATGCAATTGTTGGAATGCAGGATATGGGAGCCGCAGGAATTATTTGTTCAACTTCAGAAATGTCGGCTCGTGGAAAATGCGGAATGAAAATTTATCTGGATAAAGTTCCACTTCGTCAGAAAAATATTGAAGCCTGGGAAATTCTTCTTTCAGAATCTCAGGAAAGAATGCTTGTGGTTGTAAAAAAAGGACATGAAAGTGAAGTAGAAACTATTTTCAAAAAGTGGGATTTACATTGTGCAATTATTGGAGAAGTAATTAAAGAAGACAGATTAAATTTTTATTTTCATGACGAATTAGTTGCTGATGTACCTGCCGATTCTCTCGTTCTTGGTGGTGGTGCTCCGGTTTATGAACGCGAAAGTAAAGAACCAAAATATTTTAAAGAACTTAAGAAATTTAAAATATCACAGGTTAAAGAACCTGAAGATTTAAGAGAAGTTGCTGAAATGTTAACAAATGAACCAACACTCGCATCTAAACGTTGGGTTTATGAGCAGTATGATACAATGGTTGGAACAAAAAATATGGCAACAAATATTCCTTCTGATGCAGGTATTGTAAATATAAAAGGAACAAATAAAGCACTTGCCTTAACAGTTGACTGTAACTCAAGATATGTATATGCTGATCCTGAAAAAGGAACTGCTATTGCTGTGGCCGAAGCTGCAAGAAATATTGTTTGTGCCGGTGGAACTCCTGTTGCAATAACAAACTGCCTTAATTTTGGTAATCCTTATAATCCTGAAGTTTTTTGGCAATTCTCGGGTGCAATAAAAGGGATGAGCGCAGCATGTACAAAATTTGGAACACCTGTTACCGGTGGTAATGTTAGTTTCTATAACCAGACATCAATTGGTGATACAATAGAGCCTGTTTTTCCAACGCCAACTATAGGAATGTTAGGTGTTTTGGAAGATAAAAATAATGTAATGTCACTTGCATTTCAACGTAAAGGCGATATGATTTTCTTGCTTGGTCCTGTTGTTGAAGATATTTCTTCTTCAGAGTATCTTGTAAAATATCATGGCATAAAAAAATCACCTTGTCCAGCTTTTGATTTAGAAATGGAATATAAAGTTCAGCAAGTTGTTGCTTATATTATTAAAAATAAAATGATAAGTTCTGCGCACGATGTTTCTGAAGGAGGTATTTATACTGCGCTCTTAGAATCAGCAATGCCAAATAATCTTGGTTTTGATATAACAACAGACGCTGAAATCCGTGCTGATGCATTTTTATTTGGTGAATCGCAAAGCAGAGTAATTGTGTCTGTAAACCCTGCGCATGAAGATGCATTTATTGATTTTATGATGGATCAGAAAATCGGGTTTATGGCTCTTGGTCACGTAACAAAATGCGAGTTAAGAGTTGATGATGTGTCATATGGATTTATTAGAGATCATAAAAAAGTGTACGATACTGCTATCGAAAAGCTTATTTAA
- the ubiE gene encoding bifunctional demethylmenaquinone methyltransferase/2-methoxy-6-polyprenyl-1,4-benzoquinol methylase UbiE, whose translation MFDDIAPSYDFLNHFLSANTDKVWRKKAVKILSAYSPKKILDVATGTGDLAIAMLKLNPEKITGVDISKEMLEVGKKKILELGKQQIVDLLQADAENLPFANDTYNAVTVAFGVRNFEHLNKGLLEIYRVLAPNGVFLILEFSRPKNNLLGILFRFYFGQILPLIGRLFSKNKVAYKYLFQSVQQFPSGDEMKKNLSSLGYKNVTAKTLSMGIATIYTASK comes from the coding sequence ATGTTTGATGACATTGCGCCATCGTATGACTTTCTAAATCATTTTCTTTCTGCAAATACAGATAAGGTATGGAGAAAGAAAGCTGTTAAAATTCTATCAGCTTATTCTCCTAAAAAAATTCTTGATGTTGCTACAGGTACTGGCGATTTAGCTATTGCTATGCTAAAACTTAACCCTGAAAAGATTACAGGAGTTGATATTTCAAAAGAAATGCTTGAGGTTGGCAAAAAGAAAATATTAGAATTGGGGAAGCAACAGATTGTTGATTTGCTTCAGGCTGATGCAGAAAACCTTCCTTTTGCTAATGATACTTATAATGCAGTAACTGTTGCTTTTGGGGTAAGAAATTTTGAGCATCTTAACAAAGGATTATTAGAAATTTATAGAGTTCTTGCTCCCAACGGGGTATTTTTAATACTGGAGTTTTCGAGGCCAAAAAATAATTTACTCGGTATATTATTTAGATTTTATTTTGGTCAGATTCTTCCTTTAATTGGCAGATTATTTTCAAAAAATAAGGTTGCTTATAAGTACCTGTTTCAAAGTGTTCAGCAGTTTCCTAGCGGTGATGAGATGAAGAAGAATTTATCTTCTTTGGGATATAAAAATGTTACTGCAAAAACATTATCTATGGGAATTGCAACAATTTATACTGCATCAAAATAA
- a CDS encoding PorT family protein has product MRKYSKFIILILCLFSGGIYGQTIRPLNLPKYDIMPLHFGMSLGINQMDFTIHNSGKFLTSAIDSVYSIENKPNVGLNINIVSNYNFYKSFSLRFLPGLNFGQRDLHYWIKKDSVTYIDHVMKIESTYLDLPLLFQYKGKRMTNFRPYLIGGMSFKIDLAAQKKVKEEDKPKIKLSRTSYYYEVGFGTDFFLEYFKFALEIKYVVGINNVLVPDPTQYSKAIDRMNSKMIMVSMTFEGSDIRVFKFLNRRSGK; this is encoded by the coding sequence ATGCGTAAGTATTCAAAATTCATAATATTAATTCTTTGCTTATTCTCAGGTGGAATTTATGGTCAGACTATTAGACCATTAAATTTACCTAAGTATGATATAATGCCTTTGCACTTTGGTATGTCGCTTGGTATTAATCAAATGGATTTTACAATTCATAATTCCGGAAAATTTTTAACATCTGCAATAGATTCTGTTTATTCTATTGAAAATAAGCCTAATGTAGGTTTAAATATTAATATCGTATCTAATTATAATTTTTATAAAAGTTTTTCTCTTAGATTTTTACCAGGCTTAAATTTTGGTCAACGCGATTTACATTACTGGATTAAAAAAGATTCAGTAACATATATTGACCATGTAATGAAAATAGAATCTACTTATCTTGATTTACCATTATTGTTTCAATATAAAGGAAAAAGAATGACAAACTTTCGTCCGTATTTAATTGGTGGTATGAGTTTTAAAATTGATCTTGCTGCACAAAAGAAAGTTAAGGAAGAGGATAAACCTAAAATTAAATTAAGCAGAACAAGTTATTATTATGAAGTTGGCTTTGGTACCGATTTTTTTCTTGAATATTTTAAGTTTGCGTTAGAAATAAAATATGTAGTTGGTATTAATAATGTACTTGTACCTGATCCAACTCAGTATTCAAAGGCAATTGACAGAATGAACAGTAAAATGATTATGGTGTCTATGACTTTTGAAGGAAGTGATATTAGAGTATTTAAATTTTTAAACCGAAGAAGTGGTAAATGA
- a CDS encoding NAD(P)/FAD-dependent oxidoreductase, producing the protein MIQQVDLVLSPSDASKSDSYSDYVAKKLKINKSQISFIRLEKRSVDARQRDIKVQLRFVVVIDEPGYSPEKILFNQQIVENAKEVAIVGAGPAGLFAALQLIELGLKPVIFERGKDVYDRKRDIATMYRNNEINAESNYCYGEGGAGTFSDGKLYTRASKRGNVNRILELFYLHGADENILYEAHPHIGSDKLPKVIENIRKRIIEAGGEFHFNTQVKEILIKDGKVDGILLNNDSIFPVSDIILATGHSARDIYRMLFAKNILLESKGFAMGVRIEHPQNIIDNIQYHGFNRGELLPAASYSIVQQVSGRGVYSFCMCPGGFIVPAATAGGEIVVNGMSASKRNSPYANSGFVTEIKDDDLIEFKKFGVLAGLEFQSYFEQMAFYYGGGGIVAPAQRIIDFIQKKTSSDLPETSYTAGVKSSDMHNWIPKIISENLSKALQNYSQRAKGFLTENAIMVGVESRTSSPLRIPRNPETLEHIQIKGLYPCGEGAGYAGGIVSSAMDGMNVALKIANM; encoded by the coding sequence ATGATTCAGCAGGTTGATTTAGTTCTTTCTCCTTCAGATGCTTCAAAATCTGATTCTTATTCGGATTATGTTGCCAAGAAACTAAAAATAAACAAATCGCAAATTTCATTTATAAGATTGGAGAAGCGTTCTGTTGATGCCCGTCAGAGAGATATTAAAGTTCAGTTGCGATTTGTTGTAGTTATTGATGAGCCTGGGTATTCTCCTGAGAAAATACTTTTTAATCAACAAATTGTAGAAAATGCAAAAGAAGTTGCGATTGTCGGAGCAGGTCCTGCCGGTTTGTTTGCTGCATTACAACTAATTGAATTAGGCTTAAAACCTGTAATATTTGAGAGAGGTAAAGATGTTTATGATAGAAAACGTGATATCGCAACAATGTACAGGAATAATGAAATAAATGCAGAATCTAATTATTGTTATGGAGAAGGTGGGGCTGGAACATTTTCTGATGGTAAATTATATACAAGAGCTTCAAAACGTGGAAATGTAAACAGAATTTTAGAATTGTTTTATTTGCATGGAGCCGATGAAAATATCCTTTATGAGGCGCATCCGCATATTGGCTCTGATAAATTGCCAAAAGTAATTGAGAATATCAGAAAAAGGATTATTGAAGCTGGAGGAGAGTTTCATTTTAATACACAAGTAAAAGAAATTTTAATAAAAGATGGAAAAGTTGATGGCATATTGTTAAATAATGATTCGATTTTTCCTGTTTCTGATATTATTTTGGCAACCGGACATTCTGCAAGAGATATTTACAGGATGTTATTTGCAAAAAACATTTTACTTGAATCTAAAGGTTTTGCAATGGGTGTCAGAATTGAACATCCTCAGAACATTATTGACAATATTCAATATCATGGCTTTAATCGTGGCGAATTACTTCCTGCAGCTTCTTACAGCATAGTTCAACAGGTAAGTGGGAGAGGAGTATATTCTTTTTGTATGTGCCCTGGAGGTTTTATTGTTCCTGCTGCAACTGCTGGTGGAGAAATAGTTGTTAATGGAATGTCAGCTTCAAAAAGAAATTCACCATATGCTAATTCGGGCTTTGTTACAGAAATAAAAGATGATGATTTGATAGAGTTTAAAAAGTTTGGAGTACTTGCAGGACTGGAGTTTCAGTCATATTTTGAGCAAATGGCTTTTTATTACGGAGGTGGCGGAATAGTAGCTCCGGCACAAAGAATAATTGATTTTATTCAGAAAAAAACATCATCTGATTTGCCCGAAACTTCTTATACTGCCGGAGTAAAATCTTCTGACATGCATAACTGGATTCCTAAAATTATTAGCGAAAATCTAAGCAAAGCTTTGCAGAATTATTCACAACGTGCAAAAGGTTTTTTAACAGAAAATGCAATTATGGTTGGAGTTGAAAGCAGAACATCATCACCATTAAGAATTCCAAGAAATCCAGAAACACTGGAACATATTCAAATTAAAGGATTATACCCATGTGGTGAAGGTGCCGGATATGCAGGTGGAATAGTTTCTTCAGCAATGGATGGGATGAATGTTGCTCTGAAAATTGCAAATATGTGA
- a CDS encoding 16S rRNA (uracil(1498)-N(3))-methyltransferase — MQLFYNPDISGNTIELSEEESKHCTRVLRLKIEDEVWITNGKGNLYKTTIISDHQKACILNIEETFENYGARPYKLHIAISPLQHADRLEWFIEKATESGIDEITPILCERSERKNVNIDRLQKVMISAMKQSIKAKLPILNPLTKFNDFIKKDYNITKAIAYCTDERKHIADWYKKGSDCLILIGPEGDFSPKEIESALKNNYTGISLGNSRLRTETAATTACFAINLINRT, encoded by the coding sequence ATGCAACTATTTTACAATCCGGATATTTCGGGCAATACTATTGAACTAAGCGAAGAGGAATCCAAGCATTGTACCCGAGTTCTCAGATTAAAAATTGAAGATGAAGTATGGATTACAAACGGTAAGGGAAATTTATATAAAACAACAATTATTAGCGATCACCAAAAAGCTTGCATATTAAATATTGAAGAAACATTCGAAAATTATGGAGCAAGACCTTATAAACTGCACATTGCAATTTCACCTCTTCAGCATGCCGACAGATTAGAATGGTTTATAGAAAAAGCTACAGAATCAGGAATTGATGAAATAACCCCCATACTTTGCGAACGCAGTGAAAGAAAAAATGTAAATATTGATCGACTTCAAAAAGTAATGATTTCGGCAATGAAGCAAAGTATTAAAGCAAAATTACCAATATTAAATCCGCTAACAAAGTTCAATGATTTTATTAAAAAAGATTATAACATTACAAAAGCAATAGCATATTGCACAGATGAACGCAAACATATTGCAGATTGGTATAAAAAAGGTTCTGATTGCTTAATTCTAATCGGACCTGAAGGTGATTTTTCTCCTAAAGAAATTGAATCTGCATTGAAAAATAACTATACCGGAATCAGCCTTGGGAATAGCAGATTAAGAACGGAAACAGCTGCTACAACTGCATGCTTCGCAATAAATTTAATAAATCGCACATAA
- a CDS encoding metallophosphoesterase family protein, giving the protein MKTIGLISDTHGSVDEAVYTFFFNCDEIWHAGDFGNLQTADKLATFKPLRGVYGNIDDHKLRLVYPETIRFVCDGVDTLITHAGGYPAHYDKNLLPVLRTNPPKLLITGHSHILRVMFDKQFNFLFMNPGAAGNYGFHKQITLIRFVIDKGEVKDVDVYDRPRG; this is encoded by the coding sequence TTGAAAACAATTGGTTTAATCTCTGATACTCATGGTTCGGTTGACGAAGCTGTGTATACATTTTTTTTTAATTGTGATGAAATATGGCATGCAGGCGATTTTGGTAATTTGCAAACTGCTGACAAGTTAGCTACTTTTAAGCCATTGCGTGGTGTTTATGGAAACATTGATGATCATAAATTAAGACTAGTTTACCCTGAAACTATAAGATTTGTATGTGATGGCGTTGATACACTTATTACTCATGCAGGTGGATATCCTGCACATTATGATAAAAATTTGTTACCTGTTTTAAGAACAAATCCTCCAAAACTTCTAATTACCGGGCATTCTCATATTCTAAGAGTAATGTTCGACAAACAATTTAATTTTCTTTTTATGAACCCGGGTGCTGCAGGAAATTATGGATTTCACAAACAAATTACACTAATAAGATTTGTTATTGATAAAGGCGAAGTAAAAGATGTTGATGTTTATGACAGACCAAGGGGATAA
- a CDS encoding DUF1295 domain-containing protein: MGKTAIKDLIFVGIQAVLLLIYFIPLNLIEFQLNFILRIASLSISIIGLIIMFFAFIQLNKNLTPFPTPIESGTLIQAGLYKYIRHPIYTGIIIFSIFFGIFNESIWNISISIALYILFYFKSKYEESLLKKQYKDYDNYMLKTGRFFPFL, from the coding sequence ATGGGCAAAACAGCAATAAAGGATTTAATATTTGTTGGAATTCAGGCAGTGCTTTTATTAATTTATTTTATTCCTTTAAATCTGATTGAATTTCAGCTAAATTTTATTTTAAGAATTGCTAGTTTATCAATATCAATTATTGGGTTAATTATTATGTTTTTTGCATTTATACAACTAAACAAAAATCTCACTCCATTTCCTACTCCTATTGAATCAGGAACATTAATTCAAGCTGGATTATACAAATATATTCGTCATCCTATTTATACAGGAATAATTATTTTCTCGATTTTTTTTGGAATATTTAATGAAAGTATATGGAATATCTCAATTAGTATTGCATTATATATTCTTTTTTATTTTAAATCAAAATATGAAGAATCTCTGCTTAAAAAACAATATAAAGATTACGATAATTATATGCTAAAAACAGGAAGATTTTTTCCATTTTTATAA
- a CDS encoding YdcF family protein, whose product MKKIKNISQNKPVQIIFYYSIISFILINIIVFNSCSFSSKTCKRLLNESINKSYDIVVVPGVPLENEKWSLTMKARVYWSKFLYDKGIAKNIMYSGSAVYSPYVEAEIMALYAEAIGIPKEHILVETKAEHSTENIYYSYMKAKKLKYSTIALASDPFQTKLLKRFTEEKVSPEVKLLPIVYDSLRTMEAKMIDPAIDIQKAFVKNFISLPDRESFFVRMKGTRGLSIDYNAYK is encoded by the coding sequence ATGAAAAAAATAAAAAACATATCACAAAATAAACCTGTTCAGATAATATTTTATTATTCAATTATTTCATTTATACTAATTAATATAATTGTTTTTAATTCATGTTCATTTTCTTCTAAAACATGTAAAAGATTATTAAACGAATCGATTAATAAAAGCTATGATATTGTTGTTGTTCCAGGTGTTCCATTAGAGAACGAAAAATGGAGTTTAACAATGAAAGCAAGAGTTTATTGGTCAAAATTTTTATACGACAAAGGCATTGCAAAAAACATTATGTATTCAGGATCCGCAGTTTATTCACCATATGTAGAAGCAGAGATAATGGCTTTATATGCCGAAGCTATTGGCATTCCCAAAGAACATATTTTAGTTGAAACAAAAGCTGAACATAGTACAGAGAATATTTACTATTCTTACATGAAAGCAAAAAAACTTAAATATTCAACAATCGCACTTGCTTCAGATCCTTTTCAGACAAAGCTTTTAAAACGTTTTACAGAAGAAAAGGTAAGTCCTGAAGTAAAGCTTTTACCTATTGTTTATGACAGTTTAAGGACAATGGAAGCAAAAATGATTGACCCTGCAATAGACATCCAAAAAGCTTTTGTTAAGAATTTTATTTCCTTACCCGATCGCGAAAGTTTTTTTGTAAGAATGAAAGGCACACGCGGGTTGAGCATAGATTACAACGCTTATAAATAA
- a CDS encoding M20/M25/M40 family metallo-hydrolase, with protein sequence MQIKKTFSALLFYSVFCCIIFLNLFPASGQDIKYAKQVLAKLCSEDFHGRGYTNNGDFKAAKFIAAELKNIKASKISKSYFQEFYMPVCTISDLGILKIDSDTLNCGTDFVIYPGSKSCSGKFPLFRIDKQSVKDLYNKNLIKSFIVIDTSLTNDKSLKEIISEIRHKNPMNAKGIITLVAKNTVQVEDSEQRSWVQMEITCSSFPENAKEILLSFKSNYIEKYKTRNVIAVIPGKSDSIIAFSAHYDHLGELGNAFFPGANDNASGVTMLLDLCKTFSKEKPRYTIVFMFFTGEEIGLVGSQYFVSHPLVELKKIKFLLNMDLLGSGEDGITVVNGSVFKTEFELLKELNNKKNYVPVVKVRGASDNSDHAPFYHSGVKCFFIYAQGKTGPYHNPADTPENLSLGKYEELTNLMIDFVNNY encoded by the coding sequence ATGCAAATAAAAAAAACATTTTCTGCTTTACTATTTTATTCTGTATTTTGTTGTATCATCTTTTTAAACTTATTCCCAGCTTCGGGACAGGATATAAAATATGCAAAACAAGTTCTTGCCAAATTATGTTCTGAAGATTTTCATGGCAGAGGCTATACAAACAATGGTGATTTTAAAGCTGCAAAATTTATAGCTGCAGAACTAAAAAATATTAAAGCCTCAAAAATTTCAAAATCGTATTTTCAGGAGTTTTATATGCCGGTATGCACTATAAGTGACCTTGGTATTTTAAAAATCGATTCTGATACTCTTAACTGCGGTACCGACTTTGTTATTTATCCTGGATCAAAAAGCTGTTCCGGTAAATTTCCATTATTCAGAATTGACAAACAAAGTGTAAAAGATCTTTACAATAAAAACCTAATCAAAAGTTTTATTGTTATTGATACAAGTTTAACAAATGACAAATCGCTAAAAGAAATCATTAGTGAAATTCGTCATAAAAACCCGATGAATGCTAAAGGAATTATTACTTTAGTTGCTAAAAACACTGTTCAGGTTGAAGATAGCGAACAAAGAAGCTGGGTGCAAATGGAAATTACCTGCTCAAGTTTTCCCGAAAATGCAAAAGAAATTTTGCTAAGCTTTAAATCAAATTATATTGAAAAATATAAAACCAGAAATGTTATTGCCGTCATACCCGGAAAATCCGATTCTATCATTGCTTTTTCAGCACATTATGATCACCTTGGAGAATTAGGGAACGCTTTCTTTCCTGGTGCAAATGATAATGCTAGTGGAGTTACAATGTTGTTAGATTTATGCAAAACATTTTCTAAAGAAAAACCACGCTATACAATAGTTTTCATGTTTTTTACAGGAGAAGAAATTGGTTTAGTCGGTTCTCAGTATTTTGTTAGCCATCCTCTTGTTGAGCTTAAAAAAATAAAGTTCCTATTAAATATGGACCTTTTAGGCAGTGGAGAAGATGGAATTACAGTGGTAAACGGTTCTGTATTCAAAACCGAATTTGAATTACTAAAAGAATTAAACAATAAGAAAAATTATGTACCAGTAGTAAAAGTAAGAGGTGCTTCAGACAACAGTGATCATGCACCTTTTTATCATTCAGGAGTAAAATGTTTTTTTATATACGCTCAAGGAAAAACCGGTCCTTACCACAACCCTGCCGACACACCTGAAAACCTTAGCCTAGGCAAATACGAAGAATTAACTAATCTGATGATAGATTTTGTGAATAATTACTAA
- a CDS encoding thymidine kinase — MFLEKTGSEGPKKGWIEVVCGSMFSGKTEELIRRLKRAKIAKQKVEIFKPKIDVRYSVEEVVSHDENVIHSTPVDTASNILLLVSDVDVVGIDEAQFFDNALVDVCNALANNGVRVIVAGLDMDFLGKPFGPMPGLLAAAEYVTKVHAICMHCGNLAHYSYRKVESEKLVLLGETQEYEPLCRDCYVKITHKK, encoded by the coding sequence ATGTTTTTAGAAAAAACCGGAAGCGAAGGTCCAAAAAAGGGATGGATTGAAGTAGTTTGTGGGTCTATGTTTTCAGGTAAAACAGAGGAGTTGATTCGTAGGCTTAAAAGAGCAAAAATTGCGAAACAAAAAGTTGAGATTTTTAAACCTAAAATTGACGTAAGATACTCCGTTGAGGAAGTTGTTTCACATGACGAAAATGTAATACACTCAACTCCTGTAGATACAGCTTCAAATATTCTTTTATTAGTTAGTGATGTTGATGTTGTGGGAATTGACGAAGCTCAGTTTTTTGATAATGCTTTGGTTGATGTATGTAATGCGTTAGCAAATAATGGAGTAAGAGTAATTGTTGCCGGTCTTGATATGGACTTCCTTGGAAAACCATTTGGTCCAATGCCTGGTTTGTTAGCAGCAGCAGAGTATGTAACTAAAGTTCATGCAATTTGTATGCATTGTGGTAATTTAGCTCATTATTCTTACAGAAAAGTAGAAAGTGAAAAATTAGTTCTGTTAGGCGAAACTCAGGAATATGAGCCATTGTGTCGTGATTGCTATGTAAAAATTACTCATAAAAAGTAG